A single genomic interval of Asinibacterium sp. OR53 harbors:
- the rpsM gene encoding 30S ribosomal protein S13, producing MARIAGIDLPKNKRGEIGLTYIFGIGRSTAQYILTKAGIDFDKKVSQWNDDEQAAIRNIINNEFKVEGALRSEVSMSIKRLLDIACYRGLRHRKGLPVRGQRTKTNSRTRKGKRKTVAGKKKAAKK from the coding sequence ATGGCTCGTATTGCCGGTATTGACTTACCAAAGAATAAAAGAGGCGAAATTGGTCTGACCTATATTTTTGGTATTGGTCGCTCAACTGCTCAGTATATTTTAACCAAAGCTGGTATTGACTTTGACAAAAAAGTAAGCCAGTGGAATGATGATGAGCAGGCTGCCATCCGTAACATCATCAACAATGAGTTCAAGGTGGAAGGCGCTTTGCGTAGTGAAGTGTCTATGAGCATCAAGCGTTTGTTGGATATCGCCTGCTACCGTGGCCTGCGTCACCGTAAGGGACTGCCGGTTCGTGGCCAGCGTACCAAAACCAACAGCCGTACCAGGAAAGGTAAGCGTAAGACAGTGGCTGGTAAGAAGAAAGCTGCCAAGAAATAA
- the rpsK gene encoding 30S ribosomal protein S11, protein MAKPQKAQNSAKAAAKKRIVKVDAAGEVRISATFNNIIISFTNKAGQVISWSSAGKMGFRGSKKNTPYAAQMAAADAAKVALEAGVKRVEVFVKGPGAGREGAIRSISQSGVEVISIKDVTPLPHNGCRPPKQRRV, encoded by the coding sequence ATGGCAAAACCACAAAAAGCGCAGAACAGTGCAAAAGCTGCTGCCAAGAAAAGGATCGTAAAAGTAGATGCAGCCGGTGAAGTGCGCATTTCCGCTACTTTCAACAACATCATCATCAGCTTTACCAACAAAGCCGGACAGGTGATCAGTTGGAGCAGCGCCGGTAAAATGGGCTTCAGGGGTTCTAAAAAGAACACACCTTATGCTGCTCAGATGGCTGCTGCAGATGCAGCCAAAGTAGCCCTGGAAGCTGGTGTAAAACGCGTAGAAGTATTCGTGAAAGGCCCCGGTGCCGGTCGCGAAGGCGCTATCCGTTCTATTTCACAATCAGGTGTTGAAGTAATTTCTATCAAAGACGTTACTCCTTTACCGCACAATGGCTGCCGTCCGCCCAAACAACGTAGGGTATAA
- the infA gene encoding translation initiation factor IF-1 has protein sequence MSKQPLIKQDGVILEALSNAMFRVKLENGHEILATISGKMRMHYIRILPGDKVGVEMSPYDLSRGRIIFRYK, from the coding sequence ATGTCGAAACAACCGTTGATTAAACAAGATGGAGTGATTCTGGAAGCCCTGAGCAATGCTATGTTCCGGGTGAAGTTGGAAAATGGACATGAAATACTGGCCACCATCTCTGGGAAAATGAGAATGCACTATATCAGGATATTACCTGGTGATAAAGTGGGAGTGGAGATGAGTCCGTATGATTTGAGCAGGGGAAGGATCATATTCAGGTACAAATAA
- the rpe gene encoding ribulose-phosphate 3-epimerase, giving the protein MPIVAPSLLSANFLNLQQDCEMLNESRADWFHLDVMDGRFVPNISFGLPIIEHVRKATKKICDVHLMIEEPEKYAEAFKKAGADILTVHYEACPHLHRNLQQIKSLGMRAGVALNPHTPVNFLSDVLDDIDLVCLMSVNPGFGGQQFIPHTIDKIRALRHMIKDRNLPTLIEIDGGVTLQNAAAIVHAGADVLVAGNTVFKSDDPVKTIEALKAL; this is encoded by the coding sequence ATGCCCATCGTTGCCCCTTCTTTATTGAGTGCCAATTTCCTCAACCTGCAGCAGGATTGTGAAATGTTGAATGAAAGCCGGGCCGACTGGTTCCACCTCGATGTGATGGACGGGCGCTTTGTACCCAATATCAGCTTTGGGTTGCCCATCATTGAGCACGTGAGAAAAGCCACCAAAAAGATATGCGATGTGCACCTGATGATCGAAGAGCCAGAAAAATATGCAGAGGCTTTCAAGAAAGCCGGCGCCGATATATTGACTGTTCATTACGAAGCTTGTCCGCATTTACACCGCAACCTGCAACAGATCAAAAGCCTGGGTATGCGCGCAGGCGTAGCCCTGAACCCGCATACACCTGTTAATTTCCTCTCAGATGTATTGGATGATATTGACCTGGTTTGCCTCATGAGTGTGAATCCCGGCTTCGGTGGTCAACAATTTATTCCGCATACCATTGATAAGATCCGTGCACTCAGGCACATGATCAAAGACAGAAACCTTCCTACACTGATAGAGATCGACGGCGGCGTAACACTTCAAAACGCAGCTGCCATTGTGCATGCCGGCGCCGATGTACTGGTAGCGGGCAATACCGTTTTTAAATCTGACGATCCCGTTAAAACAATTGAGGCGCTTAAAGCGTTATAA
- a CDS encoding homogentisate 1,2-dioxygenase encodes MPHYHSLGTIPHKRHTQFRRPDGTLYSEQLFSTEGFSNDYSLLYHHWPPTQIIHTDEPVPAMPSIAEEKMLKHRSFEGFHIRPEADFLTSRKPILVNNDCHIVLAAPEESTKGYFYKNADADELIFIHEGSGTLLTQYGQIPFAYGDYLVIPRGTIYQVQFNDKHNRLLIVESFSPIRYPKKYLGKYGQLLEHSPYCERDIRTPQQLLTIDEAGDFLIKTKKKGVLYGLHYAHHPFDVVGWDGYCYPFAFSIHDFEPITGRVHQPPPVHLTFEAHNFVVCSFCPRLYDYHPDAVPAPYNHSNIDSDEVLYYVAGDFMSRKHVTRGMITLHPAGIPHGPHPGAVEKSIGKKQTDELAVMIDTFHPLQLTVEALEIENPGYTMSWAE; translated from the coding sequence ATGCCTCACTATCATAGCTTAGGAACCATTCCTCATAAACGTCATACCCAGTTCCGTAGACCCGACGGGACCCTGTACTCCGAACAATTGTTCTCTACCGAAGGATTCAGTAACGATTATTCGCTGCTGTATCATCACTGGCCGCCAACGCAGATCATTCATACAGATGAACCAGTGCCTGCAATGCCCAGCATAGCGGAAGAAAAAATGCTCAAGCACCGCAGTTTCGAAGGATTTCATATACGGCCCGAAGCAGATTTTTTGACCAGCCGTAAACCCATACTGGTGAACAATGATTGTCATATTGTACTCGCTGCACCGGAGGAAAGTACAAAAGGGTATTTTTATAAGAACGCAGATGCCGATGAACTGATCTTTATTCATGAAGGAAGCGGTACCCTGCTTACACAATACGGACAAATACCTTTTGCTTATGGCGATTACCTGGTGATACCCCGCGGAACCATCTACCAGGTACAATTCAATGACAAGCATAACAGGCTACTGATCGTTGAAAGTTTCAGTCCTATCCGCTATCCTAAAAAATACCTGGGTAAATACGGACAATTACTGGAACATTCACCGTATTGCGAACGGGATATCCGTACCCCTCAACAACTCTTAACGATCGATGAAGCGGGAGACTTCCTCATCAAAACCAAAAAGAAAGGGGTGCTGTATGGGCTTCATTACGCCCATCACCCCTTCGATGTGGTAGGATGGGATGGCTATTGTTATCCTTTTGCATTCAGCATACACGATTTTGAGCCCATCACGGGACGTGTACACCAGCCGCCGCCTGTCCACCTCACTTTCGAGGCCCATAATTTCGTGGTGTGCAGTTTTTGTCCGCGCCTGTACGATTACCATCCCGATGCGGTGCCTGCACCTTATAACCACAGCAATATCGACAGCGATGAAGTGTTGTATTATGTGGCGGGCGATTTCATGAGCCGCAAGCATGTTACCAGGGGGATGATCACTTTGCACCCAGCCGGTATCCCGCATGGCCCGCATCCCGGCGCCGTGGAAAAAAGCATCGGCAAAAAGCAAACCGATGAGCTGGCGGTGATGATCGATACCTTCCATCCGCTTCAGCTGACAGTGGAAGCATTAGAGATTGAGAACCCCGGCTATACCATGAGTTGGGCGGAGTAA
- the ykgO gene encoding type B 50S ribosomal protein L36, which translates to MKVRASIKKRSADCKIVKRKGKLYVINKKNPRYKQRQG; encoded by the coding sequence ATGAAAGTCAGAGCTTCAATCAAAAAACGTAGCGCGGATTGCAAGATCGTGAAGAGAAAGGGGAAGTTATACGTGATCAACAAAAAGAACCCACGTTATAAACAGCGTCAGGGTTAA
- a CDS encoding lipopolysaccharide assembly protein LapB: protein MKRWHFLLLWVTIATACNNHEPKESPKAASRIQEPSPQVKRLYQSVASYPDSIGLRLLLVNALDSAGDYRPALLQMDSLLRKDSLNFGLWFRKATLQEHAKDTSGALQSYHFAARIYPSPDALLAMANLYAEQKNNKALALCAQVDAMRLGREYTAHTSFIGGVYYARTRNASKAIDLFNRCIANDYTYMEAYMEKGFLYFDAQKTEEARKVFETATSVRVNYADAWYWLAKCQETLNDRAEAIKSYQTALALDPGITEATAALKKLGVN from the coding sequence ATGAAACGTTGGCACTTCCTACTGTTATGGGTTACCATCGCCACTGCGTGTAACAACCATGAACCAAAAGAATCTCCTAAAGCAGCATCCAGGATACAGGAGCCATCACCCCAGGTTAAACGATTGTATCAAAGTGTTGCCAGCTATCCCGACAGTATAGGCCTTCGCCTGCTGTTAGTGAATGCACTTGATAGCGCCGGTGATTACCGGCCTGCTTTGCTGCAGATGGATTCATTGCTTCGGAAAGACAGTCTCAATTTCGGACTCTGGTTTCGCAAAGCCACTTTGCAGGAACATGCCAAAGACACCAGCGGCGCCTTACAGTCTTACCATTTTGCCGCCCGCATTTATCCTTCTCCCGATGCATTGCTGGCCATGGCCAACTTGTATGCCGAACAGAAAAACAACAAAGCGCTTGCTTTATGTGCGCAGGTAGATGCGATGAGATTGGGCAGGGAATACACCGCTCATACCAGTTTCATCGGCGGCGTGTATTATGCCCGTACCCGAAATGCTTCCAAAGCCATTGACCTGTTCAATCGCTGTATTGCCAACGACTATACTTATATGGAAGCCTATATGGAGAAAGGATTCCTGTATTTCGATGCACAGAAAACGGAGGAAGCCCGCAAAGTGTTTGAAACAGCCACTTCTGTAAGGGTCAATTATGCCGATGCCTGGTACTGGCTGGCCAAATGCCAGGAAACACTGAACGACCGTGCAGAGGCCATCAAAAGTTACCAAACGGCGCTGGCCCTCGACCCGGGCATTACCGAGGCTACGGCCGCATTAAAAAAGCTGGGAGTGAACTGA
- a CDS encoding bifunctional 3,4-dihydroxy-2-butanone-4-phosphate synthase/GTP cyclohydrolase II, giving the protein MLDRIQDAIDDIRNGKMIIVVDDEDRENEGDFIIAARHATPEVINFMSKEGRGLICATLTEDRCKELGLDPMVSSNTSLHETAFTVSVDLLGHGTTTGISAHDRSKTILALVDPETKPSDLGRPGHIFPLRAKNGGVLRRAGHTEAAVDLARLAGLEPAGVLVEVMNEDGTMARLPQLLEIAKKFSLKIISIKDLIDYRLKTDSLIEELVRVDMPTRYGHFKLVAFKEKATGGEHLALIKGIWVKDEPVLTRVHSSCFTGDILGSFRCDCGEQLHKAMSMVEKEGKGIILYMNQEGRGIGLINKLRAYKLQEEGLDTVEANLELGFDKDERDYGVGAQILRYLGISKLRLMSNNPRKRAGLLGYGLEITEVVPIEVPANPHNVKYLETKRDKLGHKILGEL; this is encoded by the coding sequence ATGCTCGATAGGATCCAGGACGCCATTGATGATATACGGAATGGCAAGATGATTATAGTGGTGGATGATGAAGACAGGGAAAATGAAGGCGATTTTATCATTGCGGCCCGTCATGCTACTCCGGAAGTCATCAATTTCATGAGTAAGGAGGGCAGGGGGCTTATCTGCGCTACCTTAACGGAAGACCGTTGCAAAGAGTTGGGCCTCGACCCGATGGTGAGTTCCAATACTTCTTTACATGAGACGGCTTTTACCGTTTCGGTAGACCTGCTCGGCCATGGCACTACTACCGGTATCTCAGCGCACGACCGGTCCAAGACCATATTGGCCCTGGTTGACCCCGAAACCAAACCTTCCGATCTCGGACGTCCAGGGCATATATTTCCTTTGCGTGCTAAAAATGGTGGGGTATTGCGCCGCGCCGGACATACAGAAGCGGCGGTGGACCTGGCAAGACTGGCCGGACTGGAACCTGCCGGTGTACTGGTGGAAGTGATGAATGAAGACGGCACCATGGCGAGACTGCCCCAACTGTTGGAGATCGCCAAAAAATTCAGCCTGAAGATCATTTCCATCAAAGACCTGATCGATTACCGCCTCAAAACCGACTCCCTGATAGAAGAACTGGTAAGGGTGGACATGCCTACCAGGTATGGTCATTTCAAACTGGTGGCCTTCAAAGAAAAAGCTACCGGCGGTGAGCACCTGGCCCTGATCAAAGGTATTTGGGTGAAGGATGAACCCGTGCTCACGCGTGTGCATAGCAGTTGTTTTACCGGCGATATCCTGGGCAGTTTCCGCTGCGATTGCGGCGAACAATTGCACAAAGCCATGTCGATGGTAGAAAAGGAAGGCAAAGGCATCATATTGTATATGAACCAGGAAGGCCGTGGCATCGGCCTCATCAATAAATTACGCGCTTATAAGTTGCAGGAAGAGGGCTTGGATACTGTAGAAGCCAACCTGGAACTGGGTTTTGATAAAGATGAACGCGACTATGGTGTAGGCGCCCAAATACTCCGTTACTTAGGTATCAGCAAACTCCGCCTCATGAGCAATAACCCACGCAAGCGTGCCGGATTATTGGGCTATGGTCTTGAGATAACAGAAGTAGTGCCCATTGAAGTGCCTGCCAATCCGCACAACGTAAAATACCTTGAGACTAAAAGAGACAAGCTGGGGCATAAAATACTAGGTGAATTATAA
- a CDS encoding TonB-dependent receptor domain-containing protein: MLKKRILQCSIVLLMLCPALVNAQVTTSSITGNVKSSSGTSLEGAAVTATHVPSGTIYTTISTRGGSFNLPGLRIGGPYTVKITYVGLKEENFQDIYLMLGEPYTVNSVLADESKSLTEVVVSTQRRRAAVDKSGPTTVVNQRLLSSLPTITRSISDFTRLTPQANGTSFAGRDGRYNNTVVDGANLNNNFGLSTDPLPGGGSNPIALDAIEEVSVSIAPTDVRQSGFTGAGINAITKSGTNTLKGSLYGYYRNQDYNGRNVGAVKLSTPALSSNKTFGGTLGGAIIKNKLFFFVNYESEERNAPGIPYSPKGGSGNGNVSSTQTDSLSKFAGFLKSKYNFDPGAYDNFPNFKVKNHKLLVKIDWNISNTHKLTAKYNELVNTNDQPLNGSSIPNNPNFSVVGGTGSISRLPNNRFSLNSMAFANSNYGFKDVVRSGALELNSNFHGKFSNQLLATLTKVQDTRTIPGGTAFPTVDIFNNNGQNYMSAGTDPFTRNNDVINNIYSVIDNFTYYAGKHTLTAGVSYEYQKVGNMFMPGASSYYAFNSLSDFMNGKAPAAFSYTYSLVPGQAAVYSANLKVGQLAFYAQDEINVNENFKLTFGLRLDKPVYPEQPLENPNVTAISFPDKNGNPTNYSTGMWPKSSLYWSPRVGFRYKIDEENLVVRGGTGVFTGRIPFVYLTNMPSNSFMYQAGVSVTNAAQLQNFLFNPNPDAYKSSFSSVPGTLPNGANLVLIDPNFKFPQVWRSNLGFDRKLGDGWMVSMDLLYTKDINAVVMRNANQKAPNATLAGADNRPRYATSADRKLYSNIGSAIVLENTTMGSSGSATFQIARTATKGFFGSLAYTLSYASEVTSNPGSQATSVWNSNPTVGTQNSLEISNSAYVTPHRFIGTLSYRFEYLNHAATTISLFGELAKQNNYSYVYNGDLNNDGNNSTDLMYITPNVLFVNQAASGSNPARTVAEQAAAWSQFVQNTPYLRQNIGSYAGRNEAYLPWLSRVDVKVLQDLFIIAGKRRQTIQISADILNAGNLINSKWGVRQVLTAANPLVFKGYDATTGQPTFNLQQQNGQLVTQPWTNALSSASTWGLQLGLRYIF, from the coding sequence ATGCTTAAAAAGAGAATCCTACAATGTTCTATTGTATTGCTAATGCTATGCCCGGCACTGGTGAACGCCCAGGTTACCACCAGTAGTATCACGGGCAATGTTAAGAGCAGCAGCGGTACTTCGCTCGAGGGAGCAGCCGTTACCGCTACACACGTTCCTTCCGGAACCATATACACCACTATTTCAACAAGGGGGGGCAGTTTCAACCTTCCGGGTTTGAGGATCGGCGGCCCTTATACCGTGAAGATCACTTATGTTGGATTGAAAGAAGAAAATTTCCAGGATATATACCTTATGCTGGGTGAGCCTTATACAGTGAATTCCGTGCTCGCCGACGAATCGAAAAGCCTGACTGAAGTAGTGGTGAGCACACAACGCCGCAGGGCTGCTGTAGATAAAAGCGGACCAACTACGGTTGTTAACCAGCGTTTATTGTCGAGCTTGCCTACCATCACCAGGAGTATCAGCGATTTTACACGGCTTACTCCACAGGCCAACGGTACCAGTTTTGCCGGTCGCGACGGCCGTTACAATAATACAGTGGTAGATGGCGCCAACCTCAACAACAACTTCGGTCTCAGCACCGATCCGTTGCCCGGTGGCGGTTCCAACCCCATCGCCCTGGATGCCATTGAAGAAGTATCCGTAAGCATCGCTCCTACCGATGTGAGGCAGTCGGGCTTCACCGGCGCCGGTATCAATGCCATCACCAAAAGTGGTACCAATACCCTGAAAGGTTCTTTGTACGGTTATTACCGCAACCAGGATTATAACGGACGTAACGTAGGCGCTGTTAAACTTTCTACTCCTGCTCTTTCCAGCAACAAAACTTTTGGCGGAACCCTCGGCGGAGCCATCATCAAGAACAAACTGTTCTTCTTTGTGAACTATGAATCGGAGGAAAGAAACGCTCCCGGTATTCCCTATTCACCCAAGGGTGGATCAGGCAATGGTAATGTTTCCAGCACGCAGACCGACTCTCTCTCAAAATTTGCGGGTTTCCTGAAAAGCAAATATAATTTCGATCCAGGCGCTTATGATAATTTCCCCAACTTTAAAGTGAAGAACCACAAATTGCTGGTGAAGATCGACTGGAACATCAGCAATACCCACAAACTTACTGCGAAGTATAATGAACTGGTGAACACCAACGACCAGCCATTGAACGGATCCAGTATTCCCAATAACCCCAACTTCAGCGTGGTAGGTGGAACAGGCAGTATCAGCCGTTTGCCCAATAACCGTTTCAGCCTTAACTCCATGGCTTTTGCCAATTCCAATTATGGGTTTAAAGACGTGGTAAGGTCGGGCGCATTGGAGTTAAATTCCAATTTCCATGGTAAATTTTCCAACCAGTTATTAGCAACCCTTACTAAAGTGCAGGATACCCGTACCATACCTGGTGGTACTGCATTTCCGACTGTGGATATTTTCAACAACAACGGACAGAACTATATGTCTGCCGGTACAGACCCTTTTACCCGCAACAACGATGTGATCAACAACATCTACAGTGTGATCGACAACTTTACTTACTATGCGGGTAAGCATACCCTTACTGCCGGTGTATCTTATGAATACCAGAAAGTAGGTAATATGTTCATGCCGGGCGCTTCCAGTTATTATGCGTTTAATTCATTGTCTGATTTTATGAATGGAAAAGCGCCTGCTGCTTTTTCTTATACCTATTCACTGGTACCAGGTCAGGCTGCTGTTTATTCAGCCAACCTGAAAGTAGGCCAGTTGGCATTTTATGCGCAGGATGAGATCAACGTGAATGAAAACTTCAAACTGACATTCGGTCTGCGACTCGACAAACCGGTGTATCCCGAGCAACCCCTGGAGAACCCCAATGTTACGGCCATCTCATTCCCCGACAAAAACGGCAATCCTACCAATTACAGTACCGGTATGTGGCCCAAGAGCAGCCTGTACTGGTCGCCCCGCGTAGGTTTCCGTTACAAGATAGATGAAGAGAACCTGGTGGTTCGTGGTGGTACAGGCGTTTTCACCGGACGCATTCCATTTGTTTATCTTACCAATATGCCTTCCAACAGTTTTATGTACCAGGCGGGTGTATCGGTTACCAATGCAGCGCAACTGCAGAACTTCCTGTTCAACCCGAACCCCGATGCTTATAAGAGCAGTTTCTCCAGTGTGCCCGGCACTTTACCCAACGGAGCCAACCTGGTGTTGATCGATCCCAATTTCAAATTTCCACAGGTATGGAGGAGCAACCTGGGCTTCGACAGGAAGCTGGGTGATGGCTGGATGGTGAGCATGGATCTCTTGTATACAAAAGACATCAATGCAGTGGTGATGCGCAATGCCAACCAAAAAGCGCCGAATGCAACACTGGCCGGCGCCGATAACAGGCCCCGTTATGCAACCAGCGCCGATCGCAAGCTTTACAGCAATATCGGTTCTGCTATTGTGCTCGAAAATACCACCATGGGTTCCAGCGGATCTGCTACTTTCCAGATCGCAAGGACAGCCACCAAAGGGTTCTTCGGTTCATTGGCTTATACGCTCAGCTATGCATCTGAAGTCACTTCCAATCCCGGAAGCCAGGCCACTTCTGTATGGAACAGCAATCCCACAGTTGGTACACAAAACAGCCTGGAAATATCCAACTCGGCTTATGTAACCCCGCATCGTTTCATCGGTACACTTTCTTACCGTTTTGAATACCTGAACCATGCGGCTACCACCATTTCATTGTTTGGAGAATTGGCCAAGCAGAATAACTACAGTTATGTATATAATGGTGACCTGAACAATGATGGTAATAATTCTACCGATCTGATGTACATCACCCCTAATGTGTTATTTGTAAACCAGGCTGCCAGCGGTTCCAACCCTGCACGTACAGTGGCTGAACAAGCGGCTGCATGGTCACAGTTTGTGCAGAATACACCTTACCTGCGCCAGAACATAGGCAGCTATGCAGGTCGTAATGAGGCTTACCTGCCCTGGCTGTCCCGCGTTGATGTTAAGGTGCTGCAAGACCTGTTCATCATTGCCGGAAAAAGGAGACAAACCATTCAAATCAGTGCCGATATCCTGAATGCCGGTAACCTTATCAACAGCAAATGGGGTGTAAGGCAGGTGTTAACTGCTGCTAATCCTTTGGTCTTTAAAGGCTATGATGCTACCACAGGACAGCCTACTTTCAACCTGCAGCAACAGAACGGTCAACTGGTAACACAGCCCTGGACCAATGCACTTTCCAGTGCCAGTACCTGGGGATTACAACTGGGACTGCGATACATCTTCTAA
- a CDS encoding PhoH family protein, translated as MTEAIINLETVNPIEFFGVNNGKLDLLRKKFPLLKILSRGTQMKLSGAPEQIESAREKIDLIIQYLERNGHLSENYFEQILGGDDGETVDNFVESHPNDVLVFGPNGKTVRARTQNQKKLVQAADRNDIVFAIGPAGTGKTYTAVALAVRALKNKVVKKIILTRPAVEAGESLGFLPGDLKEKIDPYLRPLYDALDDMIPADKLGYYMSTRTIEVAPLAYMRGRTLDNAFIILDEAQNTNDLQLKMFLTRIGANAKAIITGDPTQIDLPRNQRSGLAKATRILKSIDGIAHIELNEEDVVRHKLVKSIIKAYEKEKEKEEQEIRH; from the coding sequence TTGACAGAAGCTATCATTAACCTCGAGACTGTTAACCCCATTGAATTTTTTGGAGTAAACAACGGAAAGTTGGACCTGCTGCGAAAGAAATTTCCCCTTTTAAAAATCCTTTCACGCGGAACACAAATGAAACTAAGTGGCGCCCCCGAACAGATCGAATCTGCCCGGGAGAAAATAGATCTCATCATACAGTACCTGGAAAGAAATGGTCACCTCAGTGAAAACTATTTCGAACAGATACTGGGTGGTGATGACGGCGAAACAGTAGACAATTTCGTTGAGAGCCATCCCAACGATGTGCTCGTGTTCGGTCCGAATGGCAAAACCGTCCGCGCCCGTACGCAGAACCAGAAAAAGCTGGTGCAGGCGGCCGACCGGAACGACATTGTCTTTGCGATAGGCCCGGCCGGTACAGGTAAAACCTATACCGCTGTAGCACTCGCCGTACGCGCGTTGAAGAACAAAGTCGTGAAGAAAATTATCCTCACTCGCCCTGCGGTTGAGGCAGGCGAAAGCCTCGGTTTCCTTCCCGGCGACCTGAAAGAAAAGATTGATCCCTACCTGCGGCCTTTGTATGATGCGCTGGACGATATGATACCTGCCGATAAGCTGGGTTATTATATGAGTACGCGTACCATTGAAGTGGCACCGCTGGCCTATATGCGCGGCCGCACCCTTGATAATGCATTCATCATCCTGGATGAGGCGCAGAATACGAACGACTTACAGTTGAAAATGTTCCTCACGCGTATCGGCGCCAATGCCAAAGCCATCATCACGGGCGACCCTACCCAGATTGACCTGCCCCGCAACCAGCGGAGCGGACTGGCCAAAGCCACCCGTATACTCAAAAGCATCGATGGCATTGCCCATATTGAACTGAATGAAGAAGACGTGGTGCGTCACAAACTGGTGAAATCGATCATCAAAGCCTACGAAAAAGAGAAAGAGAAGGAAGAGCAAGAAATTAGACATTAA
- a CDS encoding MFS transporter has product MKDTNSKDQRLSTWLAFALLPLAGFATDIYLPSLPGMSVSLGITEIRTQFTLSIFLISYGISQLFIGSVLDSFGRHKIGVVCLLVFAVASFVIARSHNIYLIYLMRVVHGITAATIVVSKRAYFVDVFTGDRLKHYLSLFSIIWSTGPIVAPFVGGYLQNNFGWQSNFYFLGIWAVLFALLEYFFNRESLKHFSPFHFKSIVQVYTSMLRTTSFTLGLLIIGISYSMVMVYNMTGPFIIEHHLHFTAVIAGYCSLIIGFAWMIGGFIGKSTIHKPFVKKLSLNLAIQVLICLVMLFSTSFIEHIFLLASFAFLVHVCAGFAFNVYFTYCLGKFPRNAGIASGLTGGIMYVIVSVLSYGMVYLMPANDTRNLGWSYLILIVAVALVMWAVRKNEEPAKQQALVG; this is encoded by the coding sequence ATGAAAGATACGAACAGCAAGGATCAACGGCTCAGCACATGGCTGGCATTTGCATTATTACCCCTGGCGGGATTTGCCACAGATATTTATCTTCCCTCTTTACCGGGTATGTCGGTATCGCTGGGTATTACAGAGATCCGCACACAGTTTACATTGAGTATTTTCCTGATCAGCTACGGTATTTCACAGTTGTTCATCGGCAGTGTGCTCGATAGTTTTGGCCGGCACAAGATCGGCGTGGTTTGTCTGCTCGTATTCGCTGTGGCCAGTTTTGTCATTGCCCGGTCGCACAATATTTACCTGATCTACCTCATGCGCGTGGTACATGGTATCACAGCAGCCACCATTGTAGTATCCAAACGGGCCTATTTTGTAGATGTGTTCACGGGTGACCGTCTGAAGCATTACCTCAGCCTGTTCTCCATTATTTGGTCTACCGGTCCTATTGTTGCACCTTTTGTAGGCGGCTACCTGCAAAATAATTTCGGCTGGCAATCAAATTTCTATTTCCTGGGAATATGGGCCGTATTGTTTGCACTGCTCGAATATTTTTTCAACAGGGAAAGCCTGAAACACTTTTCTCCTTTTCATTTCAAAAGCATTGTGCAGGTGTATACCAGTATGTTGCGTACTACCAGCTTTACACTGGGACTGCTCATTATTGGCATCTCCTATTCAATGGTGATGGTGTACAACATGACCGGTCCTTTCATCATCGAACACCATTTGCATTTCACTGCCGTTATTGCAGGCTACTGTTCATTAATCATCGGATTTGCCTGGATGATAGGTGGTTTTATTGGTAAGTCCACCATTCACAAACCTTTTGTGAAAAAGCTGTCTTTGAACCTCGCCATCCAGGTACTCATTTGCCTGGTCATGTTGTTCAGCACTTCATTTATTGAGCATATTTTCCTGTTGGCGTCTTTCGCTTTTCTTGTGCATGTGTGTGCCGGTTTTGCGTTCAATGTTTATTTCACTTATTGCCTGGGCAAATTTCCCAGGAACGCAGGCATCGCCAGTGGTTTAACAGGCGGTATTATGTACGTAATCGTGTCTGTACTGAGTTATGGCATGGTGTACCTGATGCCGGCTAATGATACCAGGAACCTGGGTTGGAGTTACCTGATACTGATCGTTGCAGTTGCACTGGTAATGTGGGCAGTGAGGAAAAACGAAGAGCCCGCAAAACAGCAGGCCCTTGTTGGTTGA